One part of the Arthrobacter tumbae genome encodes these proteins:
- a CDS encoding DUF488 domain-containing protein: MRLLTVGHGTADREQFGALLQGAEVQTLADVRRFPGSRRNLDTRKEALEDWLPSMGIGYRWFEDLGGRRRGAAGEPETDTWWRVAQFRAYAAYTRTPEFEAALAELRTVAAQRSTAIMCSESVWWRCHRRIVADVLVLLHGFEVRHLMPDGRLTLHEPSAGARKSDGAVYWDVPD, encoded by the coding sequence ATGCGGCTACTCACTGTGGGGCACGGAACAGCGGACCGGGAACAGTTCGGGGCGCTGCTTCAGGGAGCGGAGGTGCAGACCCTCGCGGATGTGCGGCGGTTTCCGGGGAGCCGCCGCAACCTCGATACGCGCAAGGAAGCGCTCGAGGATTGGTTGCCGTCGATGGGCATCGGTTACCGGTGGTTCGAGGATCTGGGCGGGCGCCGCCGTGGTGCTGCCGGGGAGCCGGAGACGGACACCTGGTGGCGGGTGGCGCAGTTTCGCGCATATGCCGCGTACACGCGGACCCCTGAATTTGAGGCAGCACTCGCGGAGCTGCGGACCGTCGCGGCACAGCGCTCCACTGCGATCATGTGCAGCGAGAGCGTCTGGTGGCGCTGCCATCGGCGCATTGTTGCGGACGTGCTGGTGCTGCTGCATGGCTTTGAGGTGCGACACCTCATGCCTGATGGCCGGTTGACGCTGCATGAGCCCTCCGCTGGCGCACGCAAGTCCGACGGCGCGGTGTACTGGGATGTGCCGGACTAA
- a CDS encoding DUF3817 domain-containing protein: MTPRTLFRSVAVAEAITWALLLAGMYLKYVTETTEVLVSVGGALHGFVFLTYLVSTTFVWVNQRWSKGTGALGLLAGIIPFATVLFDWQLERRGKLDGGWRLAAGQDSPSGAVENLQAWVLRNPLTAALVGIVGVSVVFAALLIAGPPVPVG, encoded by the coding sequence ATGACCCCTCGTACCCTCTTCCGTAGTGTCGCCGTTGCGGAGGCGATCACCTGGGCACTGCTTCTGGCCGGCATGTATCTGAAGTACGTCACTGAGACTACCGAGGTGCTGGTTTCGGTGGGCGGTGCACTGCACGGTTTCGTCTTTCTCACGTACCTGGTGAGCACCACCTTTGTCTGGGTCAACCAGCGGTGGAGCAAGGGCACCGGGGCGCTGGGCCTGCTCGCCGGGATCATTCCGTTTGCGACTGTTCTTTTTGACTGGCAGCTTGAGCGCCGGGGAAAGCTCGACGGCGGATGGCGCCTGGCGGCTGGACAAGACTCCCCGTCCGGTGCAGTTGAAAACCTTCAGGCGTGGGTGCTGCGCAACCCGCTCACCGCCGCGCTGGTTGGGATCGTCGGCGTCAGCGTGGTCTTCGCTGCCCTCCTGATCGCCGGTCCGCCCGTTCCTGTGGGCTGA
- a CDS encoding haloacid dehalogenase type II produces MTDQPKTIVFDVNETLSDMSSLADAFDAEGLPPLTARVWFGGILRDGFALTVTGDNRAFSDVAKDSLQRLCADMLGSGNHTAAVDNILGTLTSLPVHDDVVPGVAALAELAELVTLSNGAASVAEGLLARAGIRSHFAELLSVADAAAWKPGTSAYGYAAMERGRQPAEMLLVAVHPWDIHGAHRAGLRTAWINRTGGAYPTYFDAPDLEAGSLPELVEKLPAG; encoded by the coding sequence ATGACCGATCAGCCTAAAACCATCGTCTTCGACGTCAATGAAACGCTGTCCGACATGAGTTCACTCGCGGACGCCTTCGACGCTGAAGGACTCCCTCCGCTGACAGCGCGGGTCTGGTTCGGAGGCATTTTGCGGGACGGTTTTGCGCTGACCGTGACCGGCGACAATCGTGCGTTCTCCGACGTCGCCAAGGACAGCCTTCAACGTTTGTGTGCTGACATGCTGGGGTCGGGAAACCATACTGCCGCAGTGGACAACATTTTGGGCACACTGACATCACTGCCAGTGCACGACGACGTCGTTCCCGGCGTCGCAGCGCTCGCCGAACTCGCAGAGCTGGTCACCCTGAGCAACGGTGCGGCCTCTGTTGCCGAGGGGCTCCTCGCGCGGGCAGGCATCCGCTCCCACTTTGCGGAGCTGCTCAGCGTTGCGGATGCTGCTGCATGGAAGCCCGGGACGAGTGCGTACGGGTACGCCGCCATGGAACGTGGCAGGCAACCGGCAGAGATGCTCCTGGTCGCTGTGCATCCCTGGGACATCCACGGAGCGCATCGCGCGGGGCTGCGTACGGCGTGGATCAACAGGACGGGTGGCGCCTATCCCACGTACTTCGATGCGCCGGACCTCGAAGCAGGCAGCCTCCCGGAGCTCGTCGAGAAGCTGCCGGCGGGATAG
- a CDS encoding MarR family winged helix-turn-helix transcriptional regulator, whose product MDIAQWPTDRLLNTAARLSANRENERLRQLGTTHAGLLTLRVLGRKSAITQVELARELRVQAQTTGKLLERLEIRGLILRTRSDDDRRVFIVSLTREGEAILQRAKAMEDDEAQASFGSDSALREELIAHIRDLGGFPRLTAEQPDQRVASSRLAQDEFTDEFAEKDLTAG is encoded by the coding sequence ATGGATATCGCGCAGTGGCCAACAGACCGACTTCTCAACACCGCCGCCCGGCTCAGCGCCAATCGCGAGAATGAACGGCTGCGCCAGCTGGGAACCACCCACGCCGGGCTCCTGACTCTTCGCGTTCTCGGCAGAAAAAGCGCCATTACGCAGGTGGAGTTGGCCCGGGAACTTCGGGTTCAGGCGCAGACCACCGGCAAACTCCTCGAAAGGCTTGAGATCCGGGGCCTGATTCTGAGAACCAGGAGCGACGACGACCGTCGTGTCTTCATCGTCAGCCTCACCCGGGAGGGCGAGGCCATTCTGCAGCGGGCCAAGGCCATGGAAGACGATGAGGCACAGGCATCCTTCGGTTCGGACTCCGCACTCCGGGAAGAACTGATCGCCCACATCCGGGATCTCGGCGGGTTCCCCCGCCTCACTGCAGAACAACCGGACCAGCGTGTCGCCTCAAGCCGCTTGGCACAGGATGAATTCACTGATGAGTTCGCCGAGAAGGACCTGACGGCAGGTTAG
- a CDS encoding MarR family winged helix-turn-helix transcriptional regulator — protein sequence MSDHVDGIVQQWHRERPHLDVSPMHVMGRLSRVAQQVERRLEENFVRHGLDSGSFDVLATLRRNGSPYTLSPKDLAASAMITSSAVAQRLNRLEDRGLITRVKSSVDGRGTEVTLTQQGRDLVDATLPTHLATEEELLAGLSPAERHALADLLRKFGTGLTG from the coding sequence ATGAGTGACCACGTGGACGGGATTGTGCAGCAGTGGCATCGCGAGCGGCCGCATCTCGACGTCTCCCCCATGCATGTCATGGGCCGGCTTTCCCGGGTAGCACAGCAGGTGGAACGCCGGCTTGAGGAGAACTTCGTGCGTCACGGACTCGATTCCGGGTCCTTCGACGTGCTCGCCACGCTGCGCCGGAACGGATCCCCCTATACGCTCAGCCCGAAGGACCTTGCCGCGAGCGCCATGATCACCTCGAGCGCCGTCGCTCAGCGCCTGAACAGGCTCGAGGACCGCGGACTGATCACCCGGGTGAAGAGCAGCGTCGACGGACGGGGAACCGAGGTGACGCTGACGCAACAGGGCAGGGACCTGGTGGATGCCACCCTCCCCACCCATTTGGCCACCGAAGAGGAACTACTCGCCGGCCTCTCCCCGGCCGAACGCCACGCGCTTGCAGACCTGCTCAGGAAGTTCGGAACCGGACTGACCGGTTAG
- a CDS encoding glutamine amidotransferase, producing the protein MLPFLLLATRAENAAAEGEYRSFLRFTGLAPSALHRFRVEQEPLPALRLEDYSGIFLGGSPFNSSDAEDSKSPTQHRVERELGELLDRIVDADFPFFGACYGVGTLGRHRGAVIDRTFAEPIGPTEITVNDDGAADPLLAGLPLRFDAFAGHKEACTTLPAGAVLLASSSSCPVQMFRVKQNLYATQFHPELDVAGLVERIRIYRHAGYFPPDQAETVIERAEGASVTWPSKILNNFVRRYARD; encoded by the coding sequence GTGCTACCGTTCCTGCTTCTGGCCACCCGTGCCGAGAATGCCGCTGCCGAAGGCGAGTACCGCAGCTTTCTGCGCTTCACTGGTCTGGCGCCGTCGGCCCTTCACCGCTTCCGGGTGGAGCAGGAGCCGCTGCCCGCCCTCCGGCTTGAGGACTATTCCGGGATCTTCCTCGGTGGAAGTCCCTTCAATTCGTCGGACGCGGAGGACAGCAAGTCTCCGACCCAGCACCGGGTGGAACGGGAACTCGGTGAGCTGCTCGATCGCATAGTTGACGCTGATTTTCCGTTTTTCGGTGCCTGCTACGGCGTGGGGACACTGGGGCGGCACCGGGGCGCCGTCATTGACCGCACCTTCGCGGAGCCCATTGGTCCCACCGAAATAACAGTGAACGACGACGGCGCAGCGGACCCGCTGCTGGCCGGCCTTCCGCTTCGCTTCGATGCGTTCGCGGGGCATAAGGAGGCGTGCACCACGCTTCCGGCGGGCGCGGTGCTGCTGGCGTCGTCGTCGTCCTGTCCGGTTCAGATGTTCCGGGTGAAGCAGAACCTGTACGCAACGCAGTTCCATCCCGAGCTCGATGTGGCCGGACTCGTTGAACGTATCCGGATCTACCGTCACGCGGGCTACTTTCCGCCCGACCAGGCAGAGACCGTGATCGAGCGTGCCGAAGGCGCGTCGGTGACTTGGCCGTCGAAGATCCTCAACAACTTCGTGCGGCGTTACGCGCGCGACTAA
- a CDS encoding glycerophosphodiester phosphodiesterase family protein, with protein MAYRLTRTIATSAAGLMLATAPAAIAHAAPAEKSSDAPILIGHRGAAGTAPENTVAAFKDGRASSADFFEIDVQLSADGVPFLFHDNTPARTTNVADVFPGRENDPITSFTWAELQQLDAGSYFSGRYEGERIPHLDDAAQVATAKTGVYIEIKAPVNSPGVEQVVADELRNDPKWTKLVAADKIQVLGFDEASNRRFAAIAPEIELQQLTGVVPARAVVDSWATFADSVGTNYRALTPQNAADVKGAGLILGVYTVNSPEAVQYSLDLGVDAVTTDFPIQNQRFLQGQPVFPGAGVEIADSMNNPAGDDVQPGNGEHVVLRNTSAASVDVSGAILRDAANNILTVGENYVLAPGAELRVYTGPGTNSAEAYYNGGSASVLNNGGDSVALWVGPRLQDVFAN; from the coding sequence ATGGCTTATCGCCTGACCAGGACTATTGCGACCAGTGCTGCCGGGCTGATGCTCGCGACCGCGCCCGCCGCCATCGCACACGCTGCGCCCGCGGAAAAGTCGAGCGATGCCCCGATCCTCATCGGGCACCGCGGAGCAGCCGGGACTGCACCGGAGAACACCGTTGCGGCGTTTAAGGACGGACGTGCGTCCAGTGCAGACTTTTTCGAAATCGATGTGCAGTTGAGCGCCGACGGCGTTCCATTCCTCTTCCACGACAACACGCCCGCGCGCACCACCAACGTTGCAGACGTGTTCCCGGGCCGCGAGAACGACCCGATCACCTCCTTCACCTGGGCGGAACTTCAGCAGCTCGATGCCGGCTCCTACTTCAGCGGCAGGTACGAGGGGGAGCGCATCCCGCACCTGGATGACGCTGCTCAGGTCGCAACCGCGAAGACCGGGGTGTACATCGAGATCAAGGCTCCCGTGAACTCACCCGGTGTTGAGCAGGTTGTCGCCGACGAACTCCGCAATGACCCGAAGTGGACCAAGCTGGTCGCCGCGGACAAGATTCAGGTTCTCGGTTTCGACGAGGCTTCGAACCGCCGCTTCGCAGCGATCGCGCCGGAAATTGAGCTGCAGCAGCTCACCGGCGTGGTTCCTGCGCGTGCGGTCGTAGACTCATGGGCGACGTTCGCGGATTCGGTGGGCACCAACTACCGCGCGCTGACGCCGCAGAACGCCGCCGACGTCAAGGGTGCCGGTCTGATCCTCGGTGTGTACACGGTGAATTCGCCGGAGGCTGTGCAGTACTCGCTGGATCTTGGCGTCGATGCGGTGACTACTGACTTCCCGATCCAGAACCAGCGCTTCCTTCAGGGTCAGCCTGTATTCCCGGGAGCCGGCGTCGAAATTGCGGACTCCATGAACAACCCAGCCGGCGACGACGTTCAGCCCGGGAACGGCGAGCACGTTGTACTCCGCAACACCTCGGCAGCGAGCGTTGATGTGAGTGGCGCGATACTCCGCGATGCAGCGAACAACATTCTCACTGTCGGTGAGAACTACGTCCTGGCTCCGGGCGCCGAACTGCGTGTCTACACGGGTCCCGGCACCAACTCAGCTGAGGCGTATTACAACGGCGGCAGCGCTTCCGTGTTGAACAACGGCGGTGACTCGGTTGCCCTGTGGGTCGGCCCGCGTCTGCAGGACGTCTTCGCGAACTAA
- a CDS encoding MarR family winged helix-turn-helix transcriptional regulator, whose product MGTAMNTDGAGYWYVDQDNPGSVDVLNALRAYRAAEAEMRRRTRDSMKMNETDLLAIRYAMRAHKAGHCISPKDLSRMLKISTASTTGLVDRLVASGHLVRRPHPTDRRSVEIIPTGSADTEVRETLGGMHKRMLEVAESLSSEEALHVTRFLERMTWAVEQQDTPHHP is encoded by the coding sequence ATGGGAACAGCGATGAACACCGACGGCGCCGGTTACTGGTACGTCGACCAGGACAACCCTGGCAGCGTGGATGTCCTCAACGCGCTGCGCGCCTACCGTGCAGCAGAAGCCGAGATGCGCCGTCGGACGCGTGATTCCATGAAGATGAACGAAACAGATCTCCTGGCCATCAGGTATGCCATGCGGGCCCACAAGGCCGGGCACTGCATCAGCCCGAAGGATCTCTCGCGCATGCTGAAGATATCGACGGCGTCCACCACCGGACTAGTTGACCGTCTCGTTGCGAGCGGACACCTGGTCCGACGGCCGCATCCCACTGACCGGCGTTCCGTCGAGATCATCCCCACAGGCAGCGCTGACACTGAAGTACGGGAAACGCTCGGCGGCATGCACAAGCGGATGCTCGAAGTTGCTGAATCACTGAGTTCCGAAGAGGCACTGCACGTCACCCGTTTCCTTGAACGCATGACGTGGGCTGTGGAGCAGCAGGACACACCGCATCACCCCTGA
- a CDS encoding EamA family transporter translates to MLSKTGRTLLVTALAPMVWGSTYLVTVTLLPPGLPLTAAVLRALPAGLLLLLVVRRLPRGSWWWKALVLGGLNIGVFFALLFVAAYRLPGGVAATVGAVQPLIVAGLATWVLKDRLSLKVVFAGITGAAGVALLVLSSQARLDTVGVLAALGGAVSMATGVVLAKKWGKAEKPLTMTAWQLVAGGLLLVPLMFIVEGVPPELSAGNVSGYLYLSLVGTAVAYVLWFRGIQRLPVTAPSFLGLLSPVVAALLGWLVMGEQLALLQGVGGLLVLGSILAVTVRRRSGRQPAVAVPAVGESPEIRIPTPLR, encoded by the coding sequence GTGCTTAGCAAAACCGGTCGGACCCTCCTCGTTACCGCGCTCGCTCCCATGGTCTGGGGCAGCACCTATCTGGTGACCGTGACCCTGCTGCCGCCGGGGCTGCCGCTGACCGCCGCGGTGCTCCGGGCACTCCCGGCGGGTCTGCTGCTGCTCCTGGTGGTGCGGCGGCTTCCCCGCGGCTCCTGGTGGTGGAAGGCTCTAGTACTCGGTGGGCTCAATATCGGGGTCTTCTTCGCGCTGCTCTTCGTGGCGGCGTACCGGTTGCCCGGCGGTGTGGCCGCGACGGTAGGTGCGGTGCAGCCGCTCATCGTGGCAGGGCTCGCAACGTGGGTCCTCAAGGACCGGCTGTCGCTGAAAGTGGTGTTTGCCGGTATCACCGGTGCGGCCGGCGTCGCGCTTCTGGTCCTATCGTCGCAGGCGCGCCTCGACACGGTGGGCGTGCTCGCCGCGCTTGGCGGCGCAGTGTCCATGGCTACCGGCGTCGTGCTTGCGAAGAAGTGGGGCAAGGCTGAAAAGCCGCTCACCATGACCGCCTGGCAGCTGGTGGCAGGCGGGCTCCTGCTGGTCCCGCTGATGTTCATTGTCGAGGGTGTGCCGCCGGAGCTGTCGGCGGGCAACGTCAGTGGTTACCTGTATCTCTCGCTCGTCGGAACAGCCGTGGCGTACGTGTTGTGGTTCCGCGGAATTCAGCGGCTGCCCGTCACGGCGCCATCCTTCCTCGGACTGCTCAGCCCGGTGGTCGCCGCGCTCCTGGGGTGGCTGGTGATGGGGGAGCAGCTAGCGCTTTTGCAGGGAGTCGGTGGGTTGCTGGTTCTCGGTTCCATCCTGGCGGTCACTGTGCGCAGGCGGTCCGGTAGGCAGCCGGCGGTCGCTGTGCCTGCCGTTGGTGAGTCGCCTGAAATCCGTATCCCGACGCCGCTGCGCTAG
- a CDS encoding DUF2254 domain-containing protein has product MGRSRSFRKSATNLSPRMVRDYVRTQLWPVPLIAIVASVVFAQWVTWLDHQLDDDMPPALSALLFGGGAAAARSLMEAIAASTVTVTSLTFSLTVVTLQLASSQYSPRLLRTFTSDRFVHNTLALFLATFAFSLTVLRTIRDNDEESTGFVPEIAVTLSFLLSLTTVIGLVLFLGHLSRQLRVERMLEDVHDDFTATIGGVTGGSKTPHIELDAPAGALDLPAGSSGFLVQVNEEALLQVAEQFDAVIVLRRPPGDFLVEGVPYAHATQRDGGHWTSDVAEQLRQAVEDSTTIGFERNSVQDIGFPVQQILDVAVRAISPSVNDPTTCVHALGHLSAGLSSLAREDQGHRMMTDSQGTLRVTIRRRTFAMLLELVVSQVCTYGMDDPRVARRLVDLIAETEHNDSGRHGEVSRQQRQRIARALSGSQLDPVDQQELLERCAAGM; this is encoded by the coding sequence ATGGGACGCAGCAGGTCATTCCGAAAAAGCGCAACGAACCTGAGTCCGCGCATGGTCCGCGACTACGTGCGCACTCAGCTCTGGCCCGTCCCGCTGATCGCCATCGTTGCCTCCGTGGTGTTTGCACAGTGGGTCACCTGGCTCGACCACCAGCTCGACGACGACATGCCGCCCGCGCTGTCAGCCCTGCTCTTCGGTGGCGGCGCAGCAGCCGCACGTTCCCTCATGGAGGCCATCGCGGCGTCAACCGTCACCGTGACCTCCCTGACTTTCTCGCTGACGGTGGTCACGCTGCAGCTTGCCAGCAGCCAGTATTCACCACGCCTGCTGCGCACCTTTACCAGCGACAGGTTTGTCCACAATACGCTTGCACTTTTCCTCGCAACGTTCGCCTTTTCGCTGACGGTCCTGCGTACCATCCGGGATAACGACGAGGAATCCACCGGCTTTGTGCCGGAGATCGCGGTGACGCTGTCCTTCCTTCTGTCGCTGACAACGGTCATCGGACTGGTGCTGTTCCTCGGCCACCTCTCCCGCCAACTTCGTGTCGAACGGATGTTGGAGGATGTTCACGACGACTTTACGGCCACAATCGGCGGTGTCACAGGAGGCTCCAAAACACCACACATCGAACTGGACGCACCGGCCGGAGCGCTGGATCTTCCTGCCGGATCATCCGGCTTCCTCGTGCAGGTCAATGAAGAGGCGTTGCTTCAGGTTGCCGAGCAGTTCGATGCAGTGATCGTCCTCAGGCGCCCACCGGGAGACTTCCTCGTCGAAGGTGTGCCCTATGCGCATGCAACACAACGGGACGGCGGCCACTGGACCAGCGATGTTGCGGAACAACTCCGGCAGGCGGTCGAGGATTCGACCACCATCGGATTCGAACGCAACTCGGTCCAGGACATCGGGTTCCCCGTGCAGCAGATCCTTGACGTCGCCGTCCGCGCCATCTCCCCCAGCGTCAATGACCCAACGACCTGCGTGCACGCTCTGGGACATCTCTCGGCAGGTCTGTCCTCGCTCGCCAGGGAAGACCAGGGACACCGGATGATGACCGACAGCCAGGGCACCCTGCGGGTTACCATCCGCCGACGGACTTTCGCCATGCTGCTTGAGCTGGTCGTTTCCCAGGTCTGCACCTACGGCATGGATGATCCGCGCGTTGCTCGCCGCCTGGTCGACCTGATCGCGGAGACCGAGCACAACGACTCAGGCCGGCATGGCGAGGTTTCTCGCCAACAGCGGCAGCGGATTGCGCGCGCTCTCTCCGGCAGCCAGCTCGACCCGGTGGATCAGCAGGAACTCCTTGAGAGATGCGCGGCGGGCATGTGA
- a CDS encoding nuclease-related domain-containing protein produces the protein MSAGVTPGGGATEQAHRARERVEKLKQELARAEQQLHAWQAGALGERIVAERLAELEGEGWRVLHDVHWPGRPKANLDHVLVGPGGVVVLDTKNWTGTVELRRGELHQNGHRARRIDTVLDQASAVAALLEPQHRHLAAGWICLIGQPGVAGRSNSGVRVEGAETFIPALRSLPTVLDIVAIDAIALHLRGLLAGDRSPGLWTTRELEESSDAASHSFQRRRGGVRDRVAMAPPSSRQRESRQSSQRRRKKRSGLAGAVIKLSLLVIGIMTLLNILDGVAERSQPAPAPIPITTVLPPDGS, from the coding sequence ATGTCAGCGGGAGTGACACCAGGGGGAGGCGCCACCGAACAGGCGCACCGGGCCCGGGAACGGGTTGAAAAGCTGAAGCAGGAGTTGGCGCGCGCCGAGCAGCAATTGCACGCCTGGCAGGCCGGTGCGTTGGGCGAACGCATCGTCGCCGAGCGGCTGGCCGAGCTCGAAGGTGAGGGCTGGCGTGTCCTTCACGATGTGCACTGGCCGGGGCGGCCAAAAGCGAATCTGGACCATGTGCTCGTTGGCCCGGGAGGCGTCGTCGTTCTCGACACGAAAAACTGGACCGGCACGGTCGAACTACGGCGAGGGGAGCTGCACCAAAACGGGCACCGGGCACGGCGAATTGACACTGTGCTGGACCAGGCGAGCGCCGTCGCAGCACTGCTTGAACCACAGCATCGGCATCTCGCCGCCGGATGGATCTGCCTGATCGGTCAACCGGGTGTCGCTGGTCGCTCCAACAGTGGGGTCCGCGTTGAAGGCGCAGAAACCTTCATACCGGCATTGCGCTCACTGCCGACGGTGCTGGATATCGTCGCGATCGACGCGATCGCCCTGCACCTTAGGGGGCTACTGGCCGGTGATCGCAGTCCGGGCTTGTGGACGACCCGGGAACTCGAGGAAAGCAGCGACGCTGCTTCGCATTCATTTCAGCGTCGCCGTGGTGGGGTTCGGGACCGGGTGGCTATGGCGCCGCCGTCGTCCCGGCAGCGAGAGTCCCGTCAAAGTTCACAGCGCCGAAGGAAGAAGCGATCCGGACTTGCAGGAGCGGTGATCAAGTTGTCCTTGCTCGTCATCGGCATCATGACGCTGCTGAACATCCTGGACGGTGTCGCAGAACGATCACAACCGGCTCCGGCGCCAATCCCAATAACGACCGTTCTGCCACCGGATGGAAGTTGA
- a CDS encoding spore photoproduct lyase family protein → MEFNRLLQIKRIYAQPAALELPRGKEIVERWPDADVVLVDNHWNIPEVHGDETNVPRWSRIKTEALVLGVKKALTVKPNGRSADFIAPSTANGCAMACAYCYVPRHKGYSNPVTVFANIDQIAGTLERHATRQGMKLEPNQCDPELWVYDIGENSDCSVDALISDNVEDLVELFRDLPTAKLSFATKYVNPAMLTWNHGGHTRIRFSLMPADLAKSIDVRTSPVAERMAAINDFVDAGYEVHVNFSPVIVTDTWLRDWEQLLRELDATLTPAAKAQLAAEVIFLTHNERLHEVNLGWHPQAEDVLWRPDLQESKVSSNGFTNVRYRSGAKGRYVRQLTELIEEIAPYCRIRYAF, encoded by the coding sequence ATGGAATTCAACCGGCTGCTGCAGATCAAGCGCATCTACGCCCAGCCTGCTGCCCTGGAGTTGCCCCGCGGCAAGGAAATTGTCGAGCGATGGCCGGATGCCGACGTCGTGCTGGTGGACAACCACTGGAACATCCCGGAAGTCCACGGTGATGAAACCAACGTGCCCCGCTGGTCCCGGATCAAGACCGAGGCACTGGTTCTCGGCGTCAAGAAAGCGCTCACGGTCAAGCCGAACGGCAGGTCAGCGGACTTCATCGCCCCCTCGACCGCCAACGGATGCGCGATGGCTTGCGCCTACTGCTACGTCCCCAGGCACAAGGGGTACAGCAACCCCGTGACGGTGTTCGCTAACATCGACCAGATAGCCGGCACCCTTGAGCGGCACGCAACGCGGCAGGGCATGAAACTGGAGCCCAACCAGTGCGATCCTGAGCTGTGGGTCTACGACATCGGCGAAAACAGCGACTGCTCCGTGGACGCCCTGATCAGCGACAACGTCGAGGATCTGGTCGAGCTCTTCCGCGATCTGCCCACGGCCAAGCTGTCGTTTGCCACCAAGTATGTCAATCCGGCAATGCTGACCTGGAACCACGGCGGCCACACCCGCATCCGCTTCTCCCTCATGCCGGCGGACCTCGCCAAGTCGATCGACGTCCGCACCTCACCCGTGGCAGAGCGGATGGCTGCGATCAACGACTTCGTCGACGCCGGTTACGAGGTCCACGTGAACTTCTCCCCCGTCATTGTCACGGACACCTGGCTCCGCGACTGGGAGCAGCTCCTCCGCGAGCTCGATGCGACGCTCACGCCTGCGGCCAAGGCCCAGCTCGCAGCGGAAGTCATCTTCCTGACCCACAACGAACGCCTTCACGAGGTCAACCTCGGGTGGCATCCGCAGGCCGAGGACGTGCTGTGGCGGCCGGACCTGCAGGAGTCCAAGGTCTCCTCCAACGGCTTCACCAACGTCCGCTACCGCTCCGGCGCCAAGGGGCGCTACGTCCGGCAGCTGACCGAGCTCATCGAGGAGATCGCGCCGTACTGCCGGATCCGCTACGCGTTTTGA
- a CDS encoding glucose 1-dehydrogenase, which translates to MGQPAQQQDVPGVQSAMDPTPDCGEESYRGSGKLTGKAAVITGGDSGIGRAVAIAFAREGADVLISYLNEDEDARETARYIEEAGRKAVLVSGDLSDSKHCRGIIDMAVQEFGKVDILVSNAAYQMSHQTLDEISEEEWEYTFRVNVSAMFHLVKAALPHMAPGSSIIGSSSVNSDMPSPALAPYAATKAAIANFSASLAQMLGEKGIRVNSVAPGPIWTPLIPSTMPEEKVKQFGDDTPLGRAGQPAELAPAYVLLASDDGSYMSGARIAVTGGRPIL; encoded by the coding sequence ATGGGCCAGCCAGCACAGCAACAGGATGTACCCGGCGTTCAGTCGGCCATGGATCCAACGCCCGACTGCGGTGAGGAAAGCTACCGCGGCAGCGGCAAACTCACCGGTAAGGCAGCGGTCATCACCGGTGGCGACAGCGGGATCGGCCGTGCCGTGGCCATCGCCTTCGCTCGTGAAGGCGCCGACGTCCTGATCTCCTATCTCAATGAGGATGAGGACGCCAGGGAAACAGCACGCTACATCGAGGAAGCGGGCCGGAAGGCGGTCCTCGTTTCGGGCGACCTCTCGGATTCGAAGCATTGCCGCGGCATCATCGACATGGCCGTGCAGGAGTTCGGCAAGGTGGACATCCTCGTCAGCAACGCCGCCTATCAGATGAGCCACCAAACCCTCGATGAGATCAGCGAGGAGGAGTGGGAGTACACCTTCAGGGTGAACGTCTCGGCGATGTTCCACCTGGTGAAGGCCGCCCTGCCGCACATGGCTCCGGGTTCCTCGATCATCGGCAGCTCGTCGGTGAACTCGGACATGCCGAGCCCAGCCCTGGCACCCTACGCCGCAACCAAGGCAGCCATCGCCAACTTTTCCGCGAGCCTTGCGCAGATGCTCGGCGAGAAGGGCATCCGCGTCAACAGCGTGGCACCGGGCCCCATCTGGACCCCGCTCATTCCCTCGACCATGCCCGAAGAGAAGGTCAAGCAGTTCGGCGACGACACTCCCCTGGGCCGCGCCGGCCAGCCCGCCGAACTCGCCCCTGCATACGTTCTCCTGGCGTCCGACGACGGTAGCTACATGTCAGGCGCCCGGATCGCCGTTACGGGCGGCCGCCCAATCCTGTAA